In the Topomyia yanbarensis strain Yona2022 chromosome 3, ASM3024719v1, whole genome shotgun sequence genome, one interval contains:
- the LOC131689797 gene encoding CCAAT/enhancer-binding protein homolog 2 produces MPPKRKAPTTDEDDDEYRKKRDRNNQAVKRSRVKSKQRTEETQQTVNELRVKNEVLEDKIKNQTKELKFLKELFLTQAQAKSDKLVGVNLADLLKSSDDEDDEEEEQSKSAGRKKKIAGKASRKAGTSSKS; encoded by the exons ATGCCACCAAAGCGGAAAGCCCCCACAACTGACGAAGACGACGACGAGTATCGAAAGAAGCGCGACCGAAACAATCAA GCCGTAAAACGGAGTCGGGTGAAATCAAAACAACGCACGGAGGAAACCCAACAAACGGTCAATGAGCTGCGAGTCAAAAATGAAGTTCTagaggataaaattaaaaatcaaaccAAGGAACTGAAATTTCTGAAGGAACTTTTCCTAACGCAAGCGCAGGCCAAATCCGACAAGTTGGTTGGAGTCAATCTGGCGGATCTGCTGAAGAGCTCAGACGATGAGGATGATGAGGAGGAGGAACAGAGTAAAAGTGCTGGCCGTAAAAAGAAGATCGCGGGGAAGGCAAGTAGGAAGGCGGGAACTTCTAGTAAAAGTTGA